The following are from one region of the Klebsiella aerogenes genome:
- the metF gene encoding methylenetetrahydrofolate reductase, with translation MSFFHANQREALNQSLAEIQGQINVSFEFFPPRTSEMEQTLWKSIDRLSSLKPKFVSVTYGANSGERDRTHSIIKGIKDRTGLEAAPHLTCIDASRDELCAIAQDYWNNGIRHIVALRGDLPPGSGKPDMYAADLVTLLKEVGDFDISVAAYPEVHPEAKSAQADLLNLKRKVDAGANRAITQFFFDVESYLRFRDRCVSAGIDVEIIPGILPVSNFKQAKKFADMTNVRIPTWMSKMFEGLDNDAETRQLVGANIAMDMVKILSREGVKDFHFYTLNRAEMSYAICHTLGVRPA, from the coding sequence ATGAGCTTTTTTCACGCCAATCAGCGGGAAGCCCTGAATCAGAGCCTGGCGGAAATCCAGGGCCAGATTAATGTGTCCTTCGAATTCTTTCCGCCGCGCACCAGTGAAATGGAGCAAACCCTGTGGAAGTCCATCGATCGCTTAAGTAGTCTGAAGCCGAAGTTCGTCTCGGTGACCTACGGCGCTAACTCGGGCGAGCGCGACCGCACCCATAGCATTATCAAGGGCATTAAAGACCGTACTGGCCTGGAAGCCGCGCCGCATCTGACCTGTATCGATGCCAGCCGTGATGAGCTGTGCGCGATTGCTCAGGATTACTGGAATAACGGTATCCGCCATATCGTTGCGCTGCGCGGCGACTTGCCTCCGGGTAGCGGCAAGCCGGATATGTATGCTGCCGATCTGGTGACGTTGCTCAAAGAGGTGGGTGATTTTGATATCTCCGTCGCCGCCTACCCGGAAGTGCATCCGGAAGCCAAAAGCGCGCAGGCGGATCTGTTGAACCTGAAGCGTAAAGTGGACGCTGGCGCTAACCGCGCGATCACCCAGTTCTTCTTTGACGTGGAGAGCTACCTGCGTTTCCGTGACCGCTGCGTTTCCGCCGGTATCGACGTGGAAATCATCCCGGGCATCCTGCCGGTTTCCAACTTCAAGCAGGCGAAGAAATTTGCCGATATGACTAACGTCCGCATCCCAACCTGGATGTCGAAAATGTTCGAAGGGCTGGATAACGACGCTGAAACCCGCCAGCTGGTGGGGGCGAATATCGCCATGGACATGGTGAAAATTTTAAGCCGTGAAGGGGTGAAAGACTTCCATTTCTACACCCTGAATCGCGCCGAAATGAGCTACGCCATTTGCCACACTCTGGGCGTGCGCCCGGCGTAA
- a CDS encoding PTS transporter subunit EIIC — MSLWSGFIKSLSKLSMIGRALMLPISLLPAAGLLLAFGDKFHLPLMMNAGGIIFDNLPMLFAIGSAVGLASESGIAALSAAVSVFVTNITIGTVLGITPEMAAQGGKYAMVVGIPTLQMGVFGGLICGILAAWCYNRFHAMQLPEFLGFFSGKRFVAIAAAFLSFILGLLLPYVWQHIQAGIDSLSMVINGDNQAASTFIFGLVERALIPLGLHHIWYPSFWYSFGDYTTQAGQMIHGDQTIWFKMLEEGVKSFSTDSYQNAGKFMQGEFPLMLFALPAACLAMYHEAHTKNKKIAAGILFSAALTCFLTGITEPVEFTFIFVAPILYVFNAIMAGLSYMAMYLLHAHIAKSFSAGLIDYISFGILPSLNGYQTNFLSAVIVGVPMALIYYFTFRFVIRRFDVKTPGRTDITVTADDKTDAELATEIVTLLGGSQNIDSVGACITRLRLEVSERDAVDKDGLNGIGARGVVFVGDNGIQIIFGARAQFIAQTMSGMIGK, encoded by the coding sequence ATGAGTCTGTGGTCAGGGTTCATAAAATCATTATCAAAACTGTCGATGATCGGCCGCGCCTTGATGCTGCCGATTTCGCTTCTCCCGGCGGCGGGCTTACTGTTGGCTTTCGGGGATAAATTCCATTTACCGCTGATGATGAATGCCGGCGGTATTATCTTTGACAACCTGCCGATGCTCTTCGCTATCGGCTCCGCGGTCGGCCTGGCGTCCGAATCAGGTATTGCCGCGCTATCGGCGGCGGTTTCCGTTTTCGTCACCAACATTACCATCGGTACCGTCCTCGGCATCACGCCGGAAATGGCCGCTCAGGGCGGGAAATACGCGATGGTGGTCGGTATCCCGACGCTGCAGATGGGGGTGTTCGGCGGACTGATCTGCGGCATTCTCGCCGCCTGGTGCTACAACCGTTTCCACGCGATGCAGTTGCCGGAATTCCTCGGATTCTTCTCCGGCAAGCGCTTTGTCGCCATCGCGGCGGCGTTCCTGTCGTTCATCCTCGGGCTGCTGCTGCCTTACGTCTGGCAGCATATCCAGGCCGGTATCGACTCTCTGTCGATGGTGATAAATGGCGACAACCAGGCGGCTTCTACCTTTATCTTCGGCCTCGTTGAACGCGCGCTGATCCCGCTCGGCCTGCACCACATTTGGTATCCATCCTTCTGGTATTCCTTCGGCGACTACACCACCCAGGCAGGCCAGATGATCCACGGCGACCAGACCATCTGGTTCAAAATGCTGGAAGAAGGGGTAAAATCCTTTAGCACCGACAGCTACCAAAACGCCGGTAAATTTATGCAGGGCGAATTCCCGCTGATGCTATTCGCACTGCCGGCCGCCTGTCTGGCGATGTATCACGAAGCGCATACTAAAAATAAGAAAATCGCCGCCGGTATTCTGTTCTCCGCCGCGCTGACCTGCTTCCTGACCGGCATCACCGAGCCCGTAGAGTTCACCTTTATCTTCGTGGCGCCGATTCTGTACGTCTTCAACGCCATTATGGCCGGTCTCTCCTACATGGCGATGTACCTGCTGCATGCGCATATCGCCAAGTCGTTCTCCGCCGGACTGATCGACTATATCTCCTTCGGTATTCTGCCTTCGCTGAACGGTTATCAGACCAACTTCCTCAGCGCGGTGATTGTTGGCGTGCCGATGGCGCTGATTTATTATTTCACCTTCCGTTTCGTGATTCGCCGCTTCGATGTGAAAACACCGGGCCGTACCGATATCACCGTGACCGCTGATGATAAAACCGATGCCGAGTTGGCGACGGAAATCGTCACTCTGCTCGGCGGTTCGCAGAATATCGACTCCGTTGGCGCCTGTATCACCCGTCTGCGTCTGGAAGTCTCCGAGCGTGATGCCGTGGATAAAGACGGCCTCAACGGCATCGGCGCGCGCGGCGTGGTCTTCGTCGGCGATAACGGCATCCAGATTATTTTCGGCGCCAGAGCGCAATTTATCGCCCAAACTATGTCGGGGATGATTGGCAAATAA
- the malI gene encoding Mal regulon transcriptional regulator MalI has translation MKKVSIIDVAKLAGVSVSTVSLVLRQKGKISDATIEKVNAAIQELGYVHNVAAANLRANTTNLIGLILRDFNDSFSIKVMANIVQELEKQGYMVFLCQPLNDSDYLERCLLSFKQQGVAGVIYLDADTTCNTLPEALLQCPLPLVAVSQTPLVSHRDRVIRDNRQAASIAARYLIERGHRYIAYIGGQENDLIRQQRLLGFYSTLEKNGMTVREEFAPACSDNTQAVSIATRQLLEKNNAITALLCHSPDAMIGCLNGIHQVGRTVGKDVFLTQQVALVGFEDMMHVNLTSPSFTYVSSASEETGRQAASLIIRKIKEPALPTQHITLSGQLIARESA, from the coding sequence TTGAAGAAAGTCAGCATTATCGATGTGGCGAAACTGGCCGGCGTCTCCGTTTCTACGGTCTCGTTGGTATTACGTCAGAAAGGGAAAATCTCCGACGCCACCATCGAAAAAGTGAATGCTGCCATCCAGGAACTCGGCTATGTGCATAACGTCGCCGCAGCCAACCTTCGCGCCAACACGACTAATCTGATCGGCTTGATTCTTCGCGATTTCAACGACAGTTTTTCCATCAAAGTCATGGCCAACATCGTGCAGGAACTGGAGAAACAGGGCTACATGGTGTTTCTCTGTCAGCCGCTCAACGATAGCGATTATCTGGAACGCTGCCTGCTGTCGTTTAAACAACAAGGCGTCGCCGGAGTGATTTACCTCGATGCCGATACCACCTGCAATACCCTGCCTGAAGCGCTGCTGCAGTGTCCGTTGCCGCTGGTGGCGGTCTCGCAAACGCCGTTAGTCAGCCATCGCGATAGGGTGATCCGCGACAACCGCCAGGCCGCCAGCATTGCTGCGCGTTATTTGATCGAACGCGGCCATCGCTATATTGCCTATATCGGCGGTCAGGAAAACGATCTGATTCGCCAGCAGCGGTTGCTCGGTTTTTACAGCACGCTGGAGAAAAACGGCATGACGGTGCGAGAAGAGTTTGCGCCAGCCTGTAGCGATAATACCCAGGCCGTCAGTATCGCCACCCGTCAGCTACTGGAAAAGAACAATGCCATTACCGCGCTGCTCTGCCATTCGCCGGATGCGATGATTGGCTGCCTCAACGGTATTCATCAGGTAGGACGAACGGTGGGGAAAGACGTCTTTCTCACCCAACAGGTCGCGCTGGTGGGCTTTGAAGATATGATGCACGTGAATTTGACCTCGCCGTCCTTCACCTACGTCTCTTCCGCCAGCGAAGAGACCGGCCGCCAGGCCGCCTCGTTAATTATTCGCAAGATTAAAGAGCCCGCGCTGCCAACGCAGCACATCACGCTCTCCGGGCAGCTTATCGCCCGCGAATCCGCTTAA
- a CDS encoding bifunctional aspartate kinase/homoserine dehydrogenase II, with product MSVIAQAGAKGRQLHKFGGSSLADAKCYLRVAGIMTDYAQAGDMMVVSAAGSTTNQLISWLQLSQTDRLSAHQVQQALRRYQMDLIAGLLPADAADALIATFIHDLERLAGLLDGGVTDAVYAEVVGHGEVWSARLMAAVLNHLGVEAAWLDARAFLRAERAAQPQVDEGLSYPLLQQLMAQHPNKRLVVTGFIARNNAGETVLLGRNGSDYSATQIGALAGASRVTIWSDVAGVYSADPRKVKDACLLPLLRLDEASELARLAAPVLHARTLQPVSGSDIDLQLRCSYTPDQGSTRIERVLASGTGARIVTSHDDVCLVEFQVPAGQDFKLAHKELDQIFKRAQLRPLAVGVHADRKLLQFCYTSEVADSALKLLDEAGLPGELRLRQKLALVAMVGAGVTRNPLHCHRFWQQLKGQPVEFTWQSEEGISLVAVLRAGPTESLIQGLHHSVFRAEKRIGLVLFGKGNIGSRWLELFAREQSTLSARTGFEFLLAGVVDSRRSLLNYEGLDASRALAFFEDEAVEQDEESLFLWMRAHPYDDLVVLDVTASEQLADQYLDFASHGFHVISANKLAGASSSDKYRQIHDAFEKTGRHWLYNATVGAGLPVNHTVRDLIDSGDTILGLSGIFSGTLSWLFLQFDGTVPFTELVDQAWQQGLTEPDPRVDLAGKDVMRKLVILAREAGYNIEPDQVRVESLVPTHCEEGSVDHFFENGEELNEQMLQRLEAAREMGLVLRYVARFDANGKARVGVEAVRQEHPLAALLPCDNVFAIESRWYRDNPMVIRGPGAGRDVTAGAIQSDINRLAQLL from the coding sequence ATGAGTGTGATTGCGCAGGCAGGGGCGAAAGGTCGTCAGCTGCACAAATTTGGTGGGAGTAGTTTAGCGGATGCGAAATGTTACCTGCGCGTCGCGGGGATCATGACCGACTACGCACAGGCAGGCGATATGATGGTCGTCTCCGCCGCCGGTAGCACCACCAACCAGCTGATTAGCTGGCTACAGCTGAGCCAGACCGATCGTCTTTCTGCGCATCAGGTGCAACAAGCGCTGCGTCGCTATCAAATGGATCTGATCGCTGGCCTGCTGCCAGCCGACGCGGCTGATGCGCTTATTGCGACATTTATTCACGATCTTGAACGTCTGGCGGGTCTGCTGGACGGCGGCGTCACCGACGCGGTGTATGCCGAAGTCGTTGGTCATGGCGAAGTCTGGTCCGCGCGTCTGATGGCGGCGGTACTGAACCATCTGGGCGTTGAAGCCGCCTGGCTGGATGCACGCGCTTTCCTGCGCGCGGAACGCGCCGCGCAGCCGCAGGTCGATGAAGGTTTATCGTATCCGCTGCTACAGCAACTGATGGCTCAGCACCCGAACAAACGCCTGGTGGTGACCGGCTTTATAGCCCGCAACAATGCGGGTGAAACCGTGCTGCTGGGGCGTAACGGTTCTGATTACTCCGCGACCCAAATTGGCGCGCTGGCAGGCGCTTCTCGCGTGACCATCTGGAGCGACGTGGCCGGGGTCTATAGCGCCGACCCGCGCAAAGTGAAAGATGCGTGCCTGCTGCCGCTGTTGCGCCTTGATGAAGCCAGTGAGCTGGCGCGTCTGGCGGCACCGGTGCTGCACGCGCGTACGCTGCAGCCGGTTTCCGGTAGCGATATCGATTTACAGCTGCGCTGTAGCTACACCCCGGATCAGGGTTCGACGCGCATTGAGCGCGTACTGGCTTCTGGTACCGGCGCGCGCATCGTCACCAGTCACGATGACGTCTGCCTGGTGGAATTCCAGGTGCCGGCAGGCCAGGATTTCAAACTGGCGCACAAAGAACTGGATCAGATTTTCAAACGTGCCCAACTGCGTCCGCTGGCGGTGGGCGTGCATGCCGACCGTAAGCTGCTGCAGTTCTGCTATACCTCCGAAGTGGCCGACAGCGCGCTGAAGCTGCTGGATGAAGCCGGTTTGCCGGGCGAACTGCGCCTGCGGCAGAAGCTGGCGCTGGTCGCGATGGTCGGTGCGGGTGTGACCCGCAATCCACTGCACTGCCACCGTTTCTGGCAGCAACTGAAAGGACAGCCGGTTGAGTTTACCTGGCAGTCGGAAGAGGGGATCAGCCTGGTGGCGGTGCTGCGAGCCGGTCCTACCGAAAGCCTGATTCAGGGGCTACACCATTCCGTTTTCCGTGCTGAGAAGCGTATTGGCCTGGTGCTGTTCGGCAAAGGCAATATCGGTTCCCGCTGGCTGGAGCTGTTCGCCCGCGAGCAGAGCACGCTTTCCGCCCGCACCGGCTTTGAATTCCTGCTCGCCGGGGTGGTGGATAGCCGCCGCAGCTTGCTGAACTATGAGGGCCTGGATGCCAGCCGCGCGCTGGCGTTCTTCGAAGATGAAGCCGTTGAGCAGGATGAAGAATCGCTGTTCCTGTGGATGCGCGCGCACCCGTACGACGATTTAGTGGTGCTGGACGTGACCGCCAGCGAACAACTGGCCGATCAGTATCTGGATTTCGCCAGCCACGGTTTCCATGTGATCAGCGCTAACAAGCTGGCAGGCGCCAGCAGCAGCGATAAGTATCGCCAGATCCACGACGCCTTCGAGAAGACCGGCCGTCACTGGCTGTATAACGCCACCGTCGGCGCCGGTTTGCCGGTCAACCACACGGTGCGCGATCTGATTGACAGCGGCGATACTATCCTTGGCCTGAGTGGTATTTTCTCCGGCACGCTTTCCTGGCTGTTCCTGCAGTTCGACGGTACCGTGCCGTTCACCGAGCTGGTGGATCAAGCCTGGCAGCAGGGGCTGACGGAGCCGGACCCGCGCGTTGACCTGGCGGGTAAAGACGTGATGCGCAAGCTGGTGATTCTGGCGCGTGAAGCCGGATACAACATCGAGCCGGATCAGGTGCGCGTGGAATCGCTGGTTCCGACGCATTGTGAAGAAGGCTCGGTCGATCACTTCTTTGAGAACGGCGAAGAGCTGAATGAACAGATGCTGCAGCGTCTGGAAGCGGCTCGCGAGATGGGACTGGTACTGCGCTACGTGGCGCGTTTCGATGCCAACGGCAAGGCGCGCGTCGGTGTCGAAGCCGTTCGTCAGGAACATCCGCTGGCGGCATTGCTGCCGTGCGATAACGTCTTTGCCATTGAGAGCCGTTGGTATCGCGATAACCCGATGGTGATCCGCGGGCCGGGCGCTGGCCGCGATGTTACCGCCGGGGCGATTCAGTCCGACATCAATCGTCTGGCGCAGCTGTTGTAA
- the metB gene encoding cystathionine gamma-synthase has translation MTRKQATIAVRSGLNDDEQYGCVVPPIHLSSTYNFTGFNEPRAHDYSRRGNPTRDVVQRALAELEGGAGAVLTNTGMSAILLVTTVFLKPGDLLVAPHDCYGGSYRLFDSLAKRGCYRVRFVDQSDEQALREALAEQPKLVLVESPSNPLLRVVDIAKICGLAREAGAVSVVDNTFLSPALQNPLALGADLVLHSCTKYLNGHSDVVAGVVIAKDPATVTELAWWANNIGVTGGAFDSYLLLRGLRTLSPRMEVAQRNAQAIVDYLKTQPLVKKLYHPSLPENQGHEIAARQQKGFGAMLSFELDGDEQTLRRFLSGLSLFTLAESLGGVESLISHAATMTHAGMAPEARAAAGISETLLRISTGIEDGEDLIADLENGFRAANEE, from the coding sequence ATGACGCGTAAACAGGCCACCATCGCAGTGCGTAGCGGTTTAAATGACGACGAACAGTACGGTTGCGTTGTCCCGCCCATTCATCTCTCCAGCACCTATAATTTCACCGGTTTCAATGAACCTCGCGCCCACGATTACTCCCGTCGCGGTAACCCAACCCGCGATGTGGTGCAGCGCGCGCTGGCGGAACTGGAAGGCGGCGCGGGCGCGGTGCTGACCAATACCGGAATGTCGGCTATCCTGCTGGTGACCACGGTGTTCCTGAAGCCAGGCGATTTGCTGGTTGCGCCGCACGACTGCTACGGCGGCAGCTATCGTCTGTTTGACAGCCTGGCGAAACGCGGCTGCTATCGTGTGCGTTTCGTCGATCAAAGCGATGAACAGGCATTACGGGAAGCGCTGGCGGAACAACCGAAGCTGGTGCTGGTCGAAAGCCCGAGCAATCCGTTGCTGCGGGTGGTGGATATTGCGAAAATCTGCGGGCTGGCGCGCGAGGCGGGAGCGGTGAGCGTGGTGGATAACACCTTCCTGAGCCCGGCGCTGCAAAACCCGCTGGCGCTCGGCGCCGATCTGGTGCTGCATTCGTGTACTAAATACCTGAACGGCCACTCTGATGTGGTGGCTGGGGTGGTTATCGCCAAAGATCCGGCGACTGTCACTGAACTGGCATGGTGGGCGAATAATATCGGCGTGACCGGCGGGGCGTTTGATAGCTATCTGTTATTGCGCGGCTTGCGTACCCTTTCTCCGCGAATGGAAGTGGCGCAGCGCAACGCACAGGCGATAGTCGACTATCTGAAAACCCAGCCGCTGGTGAAAAAGCTGTATCATCCGTCCCTGCCGGAAAATCAGGGACACGAGATTGCGGCGCGTCAGCAAAAAGGTTTTGGGGCGATGCTAAGCTTCGAGCTCGATGGCGATGAGCAGACGCTGCGTCGCTTCTTGAGCGGTTTATCGCTATTTACGCTGGCGGAATCGCTGGGTGGCGTTGAGAGCCTGATTTCCCATGCGGCGACGATGACGCACGCGGGCATGGCGCCGGAAGCGCGTGCGGCGGCGGGGATCTCGGAAACGCTCCTGCGTATTTCGACCGGTATTGAAGATGGTGAAGATTTAATTGCCGACCTGGAAAATGGCTTCCGGGCAGCAAACGAGGAATAA
- the metJ gene encoding met regulon transcriptional regulator MetJ, giving the protein MAEWSGEYISPYAEHGKKSEQVKKITVSIPLKVLKILTDERTRRQVNNLRHATNSELLCEAFLHAFTGQPLPNDEDLRKERSDEIPEAAKEIMRELGIDPDTWEY; this is encoded by the coding sequence ATGGCTGAATGGAGCGGCGAATATATCAGCCCATACGCTGAGCACGGTAAGAAGAGTGAGCAAGTAAAAAAAATTACGGTTTCCATTCCTCTGAAGGTGTTAAAGATCCTCACCGATGAACGCACGCGTCGTCAGGTGAACAACCTGCGTCACGCCACAAATAGCGAACTGCTGTGCGAGGCCTTCCTGCATGCCTTTACCGGTCAACCGTTACCTAACGATGAAGACCTGCGTAAAGAGCGCAGCGATGAAATCCCGGAAGCGGCGAAAGAGATTATGCGTGAACTGGGTATCGACCCGGATACGTGGGAGTACTGA
- a CDS encoding YiiX family permuted papain-like enzyme, with translation MVFFHPAFAYEPQTGDIIFQISRSSQSKAIQLATHSDYSHIGMVVIRNQQPYVFEAVGPVKHTPLKKFIAHGEDGKYIIRRISGGLSTQQQQKLIQTAKNYLGKPYDFTFSWSDDRQYCSEVVWKVYNNALGMQIGKRQKLKEFDLQQPAVQAKLKERYGSKIPLNETVISPQAMFDAPQLETVDKTWPIFSW, from the coding sequence ATGGTGTTTTTTCATCCCGCATTCGCCTATGAACCACAAACCGGCGATATTATCTTTCAAATCTCCCGCTCCTCACAGAGCAAAGCTATCCAGCTTGCAACACATTCAGACTACAGCCACATCGGCATGGTGGTAATACGTAATCAGCAACCATATGTTTTCGAGGCGGTCGGCCCGGTAAAACACACCCCGCTGAAAAAATTTATCGCCCACGGCGAGGATGGTAAATATATTATTCGCCGAATTAGCGGCGGGCTATCGACCCAGCAACAGCAAAAGCTAATACAAACAGCCAAAAACTATCTTGGCAAACCTTATGATTTTACCTTCAGTTGGTCTGATGACAGACAATATTGTTCAGAGGTGGTATGGAAGGTATATAACAATGCCCTGGGTATGCAGATAGGTAAGCGACAAAAACTCAAAGAGTTCGATCTCCAACAACCTGCGGTACAAGCAAAACTTAAAGAACGCTATGGGAGTAAAATACCGCTGAATGAGACGGTTATTTCGCCGCAAGCCATGTTCGACGCCCCACAATTAGAGACGGTTGATAAGACCTGGCCAATATTTTCCTGGTAA